GATTATGCAAGAGACCTAAGCAAAGAAATGTCCAACCTGCCTCCAGAAGCTAACTTGCAGGAAGATCTGAAAGAAGACATCATCAGGCTGATCTTGAGTGAAAAATTCTACCCTGCCACAGCTGAACAATTCCAAGACTGGCCGCTTGTTGCTCTGAAAACAGAACTGAATAGAATTGAAAGAATAAAGAGAGATCCAGGCATGAAAAGGTCAGCACCAAATTGGAGCAAATATTAAAAGAAAATTGATGATCTTACATTggagtataaaagaaagaagcaggaACTGGTTGATGCAAAAGTGGGAACTGccaaagccatatcaaaatggacAAGGCAGTACACTGACGAGGCTTATGAAAGGCTAAGAAAAAGGAGAGAAACAGATCCTAAACTTCCAAAGAAGCCTGATTACAAAACCACTGCTAAACCAAAGCAGCAGGCTCACACTGCTGAACCACTGTTCACATCATCAGATACCTCTACCATTGTGGTAAATCAAAGAAAGAGGCAAAAACTGActgatgaagaagagaaagaacaaGACGCTGTATATTTCAAAGAAGCTATTAAAACAATGGCACTAGAGGATGACAACTCAGCAAAGCTTCAAAACATAGACAAATAAGTTCTGAACAAGCcaccatctccaaactcatcagcaaataaacctttcccaagaaacccattaggttcaaaaatactaaagtggatgtctaatcaaaagacccatgtattgactctgATCAGATCTAATGGTATAGTGAAGCATTTATCAAGGGAAGCAACACttggcctgggtgttgaagatttacaggatctccttgagcttacactttgcagggatgaagatgatacaagTTCCTTAGATTTTGAATTGCAATTTCAATTTAAAGGGCAAGTTAGGGAACTTTTGATAAGacaataaaaatccagaataatgaagagttttggcatcatctgttccagggggaacATTAATCCTTAAAGGTCAGTTACAACCACTGTTTTCGTTAAAAATttgattgttaaatgttatccactACTGAAAGACAACTTCTAtttcttcattcttcatgttgaccatTGACTGACCAAACATCAGTTTTTCAATCACTGTTGGGTATCCACTGATTGTTAAAAAAACacccactgctcacatttttattcttgacatccactgatattgaccatcagtgGTTTCCCTAAAAAACAGCCACTCACTTTTTATTGTCGATgtggttaattaattatagaattaaattatcaaatgaaaactagaattacaatgaaaaacacacactgctcacatttttattgtaatgatgttgtattaataacaaataataattaatataactaagtttcccgagcccgggaagcaatcccagGTAATAACCtagtattattaataaataaaaaatggagCGGACGTTTTCTgacttttttaatttatatttataaataaaaaataaatagattttatgttaattaagagctataataaaaagatgaaaataaaaaaaaatagattttgtaaaattgatttaaacttaaatcaaattaggtgttagtacacaaaggtgttacattgataaaattaaaaagaatggaagggtattttagtcattatattgataattttggtgttagtacccaaaggtgttacaaaattgaaaccataaaaccaAAATCTGTTAAAAAAAGTTAATACCTAAAAGCGAAACTAGGTATAAACCACATGAcctatttgtgtaattaactcttattttaACATAAAAGTATGATGTAAAATAGAACTTAGTAAAATCATATTACTTTCCTCTCAAAGAAAATATGAATAAATTATGATTTTTGCTTTGGTACATATAACTCAAATcttttttaaatgttttaactattaaaatatcaaatttgATACTTAGGTTACTCTCCACATATATCAATATTTTTTTTCCACTAGTTACATAATATGGGGTGGGTGGCTtgttctttcttttctttttctttttcttcccaattttaatgtttttgaaagtTACTAACTAGGAAAAGGTAGATATGGGTAGTgtctttttttctatttttttgctTTTCTGTTATGAACATTAAAGGTGTTTGGCAGTTAGCTTTATGTATGTTAATCTAGGGGTTTGGTACCCTTTCTTGCATGTCTTGAGTTATAGTTTTCATTGGAAGTAACTGTCAGCAATAGACATGTTCTTCAATGACACCCCTATGTCTTTTACTTTAATGCCCATCTCCCTGTGGTACTTTTTCTATTTAAATTTCTATTTTTAACCCTTTGCTCGTTTTCCCTTTTAACCCATCTATTTCAACATGTTATAAGATGATTATTTTGAAGGTTTTCGGCTCAACCCGCAAGCTCTAATTTATCTGATCTCATTAGTCAGCTAGAACTGATATGATCACATGAGTTTTTCCAAAAATTAGGTATTCATGGTTACAAAATATGTTACACAACACATCCAATATGCTCATCTTATCACTTTGACCCGCATTCCTATCATACAAAGAAATTGCACGTTATAGACTCGAGGCGTGGTTATGGATCCCTTTCCCCTATTAAGGGCTATGGTGTCCCCATTCATCCCCTTCCAATAAtattgtgtgtgtgagagagagagagagagagatagataaAAAAGTTGATCGGGGAGTTCAGGGAATAATCCCCATGGGCACCAAAATATCATTGGAGGGGTGGGGGGTGTCCCCTTGGGGGCCGAAGGCCACATCACCTCCCCGAAGTCTTCCCCCGTCCTACACTCCATGGCCTAAGTAAGTTATACATGTTTCATTGTCACGGCATCTTAAAAAGAAGAGAGGAAATAGATACTTTTTCtcgataccatacagataatgacCTAGTTAAATTTGTATGTTTGTTGGTTGTAAATAAAAGTTAATGATAACTTAAATAAGCCAAATAGTGTGGTGGTCCAATGATCTTAAAATCTATTTAGGGTGGTCACCACTTAAACAACTCAAATGAGGAGGGGGTCATACCCATGTTACTAGAATTTAGGATAATAGGATCCATTGTTTACTACTTGGATTTGGAGTTGAACCACAAGACAAAGACAGCCTACATGTCTCTGGTCACAAAGTTATGTTGCAAACCCTCACTCTTAACTAAATCCAACTATAAAGCAAAAACACACACCCCTTTGACTACTATaagttattataataataataataataataataataataataattatagtaataataataataataataataataataataataattacattgTTAGTACCTGTTACGGACCCATGATTACGATTGTATATTTAAGAACAAGGCTCATGACGAAAATTTCAGCAATTCATGTGCGCCATATTCATGTTTGTATTTATGACGAAAAAATAACGAATTCATGTGTGCCATATTCATGTTAATATTGAAGTGTATTTTGAACCAATTTGTTCCTTATAAAAGATCACTACATGTTTAATATGTATTCGTGTGTAATCGCATATACAAGTGGATTACGTATTCACCTATTCTTGtaaatgtgtttgaatgtttggTTTGTacatatttttctaagatatGCATAAGTGATcataacttttattttttttttaaacaaattgtTCTCCTACAATATGTCGCAAATATCCGTACATGAATAAAGGGCTTTGCTACACACACGAAATGTGTATATTTTTTCGTaatttttactttcttttttaatttggttaaaagggtaaacttattattattattattatttttttttttgaaaaataaaagggTAAACTTATTGATTGATAAAAAGGAAATATTGGTCATTTGGTCataagactagtgggtatggtttggctcatccccacggggatgagcctccacgtaggcgccacgtatgCGGCTCGTGGGGGATGAGCCAAATGAAGGATGGAgggggatggaggatggggccccacctcattattttataaatttcttttgttttaattttataaccCAAGGTAATAAAatctttataaaatttaaaaaacaaaatataaaacaacataaaataatttcatttcataacataaaaataaaaaaaattacatttcctaaaaaaaaaaaaaccgaaactaaaaaataaaaaaagcctACGAAGtctaaaatttaaaacaaacacaCTACTCGTCTTCGTCTTCACCTTCGGCTCCGTCATCGTCCACCATGTTAACGTTGTTCCAAATATGTTCTACCAGATCTTGTTGAAGGTTTGCATGCGTGAAGTCGTTTGTTAGCGAgaacgagtttaaatcctgttGTGGGGGATCAACCGGGACAGTGTTCCCCCAAGGTGCGTTCTCATCAAACTCACAAATCGCCCGACCCTCGTCTTCAATAATCATGTTATGGAGCAAAATGCAAGCGTACATACAAAGACGCAGCCTTTTTGGGGTGAACGCACGTGCCGGTTGTGCAAGGATGGCCCATTTTTTTTGTAAGACACCAAAAGCACGTTCGATGTCTTTTCTTGCCGCTTCTTGACGCTTCGCAAATTTTTTCCGTTTTTCGTCCTCGGGATATGGAATAGTCTTCACAATTGTAGACCAAGACGGATATATCCCGTCAGCAAGATAATACCCACGTCTGTACTCTACCCCAGAAACTGTAAAACGTGTGTCCGGTCCCGTTCCATTAACGACATCGGTAAAAATGGCCGATTGGTATAACACGTTGAGGTCGTTGAGTGAACCAGGGAGACCAAAGAAAGAATGCCATATCCACAAATCTTGTGATGCCACAGCTTCAAGTATCACGGTTGGATATCCGTGATCACCTCGCGTATATTGGCCGCGCCACGCAGTCGGGCAACTATGCCACTGCCAATGCATACAATCAATGCTACCAAGCATTCCCGGAAACCCGTGCCTTGCTTCATGAGCTTGGTACAACTGTTGAACATCATACGCGTTTGGTTTCCGCAAATATTTTTTGCTATATAGTTTCACCACATTATGGCAAAACCGATACAAACATTCCCGCGTAGTTCTTGCCGACATCTGTAAATACTCGTCCAAAGCGTCGGCCACTGTCCCGTACGCCAGTTGTCGAATGGCCGCAGTACACTTTTGTAACGTTGTAAACCCTTGATAATTACGAGCATCAGGACGTTGCGTGAAAAACGGGTCTAGCCCCGCCAAATCATTGGCAATCCTTGTGAATAAGCGGCGACTCATTCGGAACCTGCGTCTAAAAATGTCGGCGTTGTAAAGAGGCTCATCCGAAAAATAATCGTTCACCAATTTCTCGTGCGCTCCTGTCGTATAAAATATATAAGTACGAGTTAAAAAAAATAAGGACAATGAAATTTTGTAATGAAAACCTTGGCGGTCTCTGTTAATGCGTATTCGTCTGGTGATAACATTTTCAGACGAGaattcttcctcttcctcttcctcttcctcttcctcttcgatTAGAATCTGTCCCGCCCGTAGTACAGCGTTTGCGAAAAACATCTCCTCTTCGTCATCCGAAGACGAGGGCCACCACGGATTAGAAGCCATTGTGAgtaaaaagatatttttttttataaaagtgggAGAAATTGGTATAAAAGTGAGAGGGTTTTGGGTTGAAAGTGGGGAAATAATAGTGAAAGTGGGTGATTTTATAgaataaaatgattttttttttttaaatatttctaGCCGTTCAACGGCTATATTATTTGAATGGAGGAGCGGCGCACCCGGCTATGGGTGGCCGTTTGAGTCGCGAGCCGAtccaggggggcggtgtgggggtccggcgccgggccaagccggcccccataccttctagtctaaaGATGCTTGGGAATTAGCTCGAATCCCAATgatttaatatatttttggatCAGAAGTCAGAattaagaaaatgaaagaagagaaagaggtaTGGAAATGAAGCATTGTTTATTGCCAAGATTGAGATCTAAACTTAGGGTTTCTTATTTATAAATGTGGATGTCAAATCTCATTCGCTAATGTGCGGCACATGCATATCCCAATTATTctcattttttttatatatatttgaaaCAAATCTATAACTacttaattttatatttttctaaataACATATGTAAATATCTTATATAAAATTAGGTTAGAACCTGtataatacacgggttgaataaatataattttatatattagataataaaaaatatctttaaaatctcgtttattacacgggttgaatacatgtaattttatataccaaataataaaacaatatatctttaaaaatctcgtttattacatgtgttgaataaatataattttatatattaaataataaaaaagttataactTTATGAACTccgtgtattgtatgggttgagtaaatttaattttatatattaaataatgaaaaagttacatttttaagaacttCATGAATTGTATGGGTTGGGCAGATGTAATCttatataccaatcaataaaaagttatattttgttagggtgaagggagtggttaaACATTTGGAATAGGTAAACTCTCAAATCACCCAATCAAACAGTGTCACGTCATTTTACCTATTTTGTTTACCTGTTGCTTAAAAATGTTGGGGGTGGTTTACCTATCTTGGATTAGGTaaactattatttaaaaaaaacataataaatgAAACCATCCAATCATCACCAAGCCTTCATCTTCCCTTATCGGTAAAGGTTCACCGATCACACAACCACCCCGAGCGGTAAACACCATTGGCGGCGGTGTTACCGCTCGGTAAACACCTTTACCACTGGTGTTTACCGCCCACTCCGTTCACCCTTGTATCTTTATAAACTCTGTGTATTataaaacttttggactaaactgataaaatggcccaaaccacaggtactaaaatgacatttaactctttacattatattaatttatatttagtgtatgtattttgttaatttcaagataaataagtttgaaatctaataaatatttcaaaagactatattatctcctatacgaattgtttaaatttatattaaattttattttatatttatcttttaagtaatattaattataattaagtaagagataaatatgagaaaacttaaaaatagatggctccaataaatgacatgtgtcccctcatttgtttcttttattatatagtactacaggtaagacccgtgtgcaaacacgggtcgtttcttagaaaaccatgcataacaaatataaatgatga
This genomic stretch from Helianthus annuus cultivar XRQ/B chromosome 8, HanXRQr2.0-SUNRISE, whole genome shotgun sequence harbors:
- the LOC110870435 gene encoding putative nuclease HARBI1, which translates into the protein MASNPWWPSSSDDEEEMFFANAVLRAGQILIEEEEEEEEEEEEFSSENVITRRIRINRDRQGAHEKLVNDYFSDEPLYNADIFRRRFRMSRRLFTRIANDLAGLDPFFTQRPDARNYQGFTTLQKCTAAIRQLAYGTVADALDEYLQMSARTTRECLYRFCHNVVKLYSKKYLRKPNAYDVQQLYQAHEARHGFPGMLGSIDCMHWQWHSCPTAWRGQYTRGDHGYPTVILEAVASQDLWIWHSFFGLPGSLNDLNVLYQSAIFTDVVNGTGPDTRFTVSGVEYRRGYYLADGIYPSWSTIVKTIPYPEDEKRKKFAKRQEAARKDIERAFGVLQKKWAILAQPARAFTPKRLRLCMYACILLHNMIIEDEGRAICEFDENAPWGNTVPVDPPQQDLNSFSLTNDFTHANLQQDLVEHIWNNVNMVDDDGAEGEDEDE